The following is a genomic window from Mya arenaria isolate MELC-2E11 chromosome 4, ASM2691426v1.
AATGTGTTtaatgtcacttgtctaacagccagtaaatgcaaaTTTACGGACACTGTTTAGAGTTCCCGACGATATATGACATATGGTGCTTGTAAGTGTCATAAAGTTCACGCCTCTTGTATTAGGGgccaattgttgtaaaaacaagacaatcgAATAACACAGTCGTAGGCAAAacatttgttaatttattaaatcaacaaacacatggaatattcgaatacccattttgacattcaaataccaAATGTTCGAtcaaatattcgtttgcatcccaaATTTATCGagataatattgaaatgaactctatatatatgtaagtttaTGTAAGGCCTCAGATGTCCAATGATTTTTTgattggttttgttttcacttaaaggcctagtttaagccttttatatattgatgtacttgcagattgttgttgttggttgtaaatattttgttgttgttgttgtagatgATGAAGAACCTGCTGCTACAGGAGGGAGACTTGGTTCAGGTGGACAATGTGTCACTGCCTATCGCCACATTTGCCAAGTTCCAGCCTCAGCACACAGACTTTCTGGACATCTCAAACCCCAAGGCTGTGTATCCTTCAGTCACAACACTTTTGTGTTACCATGGCAGCATCAGATTAACTGACTTATTATTCTGTTCTAAATTTAGAGCCACTTTATAGGTTAAGAATACAGTATCTTAAATTAttgtatgcatgtatttaaTGCAGATAAGacagttttttttgtgatatttaaaagtgtttgtttctttcATCAGATACATCATTTCCAACAAGCAAATTTCATTTTCCTTAACTGATATTCAAGCCTGGAAAATGCCTTAAGGAGTTTTGCCTGCCTGACAGTGGAAGATCTCATTGAATTCAAATACAATGACAAGGTATGTCCTGACAGTTTccttattaaatcattaaatggaTATTGATACATGCATTATGTAAGGGGAGTGGGAGGAGTAGGGGAGGCAGTCTTGCTTGTgctgtataacatgtatattactATGCAGTTCATATTAagagcttgtctgttttttgcagatttttttcttcaattaacAGTGACAATGTACATTGGTTAAAGTCACGTTATTCACTCAGACAGACTAAAATACAAGTTTGGTTATGCCTCTTGATTAAAGGTTGAAAATGAGCGTTGGCTTTACCTGTGATACATGCAATGCAAAATGCCTCAAAAAGGTATATGAAATTTATACTGAATTCAAATGGCCAGGCAGACCTGTACATTTTAGCTGATCTGTTTTCAATGGAAGAAGTTGAGGTGATTTAATGGAAGAAGTTGAGGTGTTTCAATGGAAGAAGTTGAGGTGTTTCAATGGAAGAAGTTGAGGTGTTTCAATGGAAGAAGTTgggtgttgtcatagccttggtgttgtcataATTGGCAGTAcaaaaaaactgttcaaatgCTTAGTCAAAATTAtaccagagacaatatgcaAATCTACTTTAATGCTAATAAACCTTTCTTTAATAATAAGTGAGACTGGAAAATATAATGGGATGGCTTTGGCTCCGCAGCACTATTGTTTCTCTGATATATTGCATCATTAAGGAACTTATACTGTTCATTTTTTGCAGATATATGAGATGCGAGTACTTGAATCAAAGCCTGGCCGTGCAGTGTCCATCATAGAATGTGATATGAATGTAAGTACTTGAGTCAAAGCCTGGCCGTGCAGTGTCCATCATAGAATGTGATATGAATGCCAGTACTTGAATCAAAACCTGGCCATGCAGTGTCCATTATAGAATGTGATATGAATGTAAGTATTTAAATCAAAGCATGGCTGTGCAGTGTCCATTATAGAATGTGATATGAATGTAAGTATTTAAATCAAAGCCTGGCCGTGCAGTGTCCATTATAGAATGTGATATGAATGTAAGTACTTAAATCAAAACCTGGCCGTGCAGTGTCCATTATAGAATGTGATATGAATGTAAGTACTTAAATCAAAGCATGGCTGTGCAGTGTCCATTATAGAATGTGATATGAATGTAAGTACTTGAGTCAAAACCTGGCAGTGCAGTGTCCATCATAGAATGTGATATGAATGTAAGTACTTGAATCAAAGCCTGGCCATGCAGTGTCCATTATAGAATGTGATATGAATGTAAGTACTTGAATCAAAACCTGGCCGTGCAGTGTCCATTATAGAATGTGATATGAATGTAAGTACTTGAATCAAAACCTGGCCGTGCAGTGTCCATTATAGAATGTGATATGAATGTAAGTACTTGAATCAAAACCTGGCCGTGCAGTGTCCATTATAGAATGTGATATGAATGTAAGTACTTGAGTCAAAGCCTGGCCGTGCAGTGTCCATCATAGAATGTGATATGAATGTAAGTACTTAAATCAAAACCTGGCCGTGCAGTGTCCATTATAGAATGTTATATGAATGTAAGTACTTAAGTCAAAACCTGGCCGTGCAGTGTCCATTATAGAATGTGATATGAATGTAAGTACTTAAATCAAAACCTGGCCGTGCAGTGTCCATTATAGAATGTGATATGAATGTAAGTACTTGAATCAAAGCCTGGCCGTGCAGTGTCCATTATAGAATGTGATATGAATGTAAGTACTTGAATCAAAACCTGGCCGTGCAGTGTCCATTATAGAATGTGATATGAATGTAAGTACTTGAGTCAAAGCCTGGCCGTGCAGTGTCCATCATAGAATGTGATATGAATGTAAGTACTTAAATCAAAACCTGGCCGTGCAGTGTCCATTATAGAATGTTATATGAATGTAAGTACTTAAATCAAAACCTGGCCGTGCAGTGTCCATTATAGAATGTGATATGAATGTAAGTACTTAAATCAAAACCTGGCCGTGCAGTGTCCATTATAGAATGTGATATGAATGTAAGTACTTGAATCAAAGCCTGGCCGTGCAGTGTCCATTATAGAATGTGATATGAATGTAAGTACTTGAATCAAAACCTGGCCGTGCAGTGTCCATCATAGAATGTTATATGAATGTAAGTACTTAAATCAAAACCTGGCCGTGCAGTGTCCATTATAGAATGTTATATGAATGTAAGTACTTGAATCAAAACCTGGCTGTGCAGTGTCCATTATAGAATGTTATATGAATGTAAGTACTTAAATCAAAACCTGGCCGTGCAGTGTCCATCATAGAATGTTATATGAATGTAAGTACTTAAATCAAAACCTGGCCGTGCAGTGTCCATTATAGAATGTGATATGAATGTAAGTACTTGAATCAAAACCTGGCCGTGCAGTGTCCATTATAGAATGTGATATGAATGTAAGTACTTGAATCAAAACCTGGCCGTGCAGTGTCCATTATAGAATGTGATATGAATGTAAGTACTTAAATCAAAACCTGGCCGTGCAGTGTCCATTATAGAATGTGATATGAATGTAAGTACTTAAATCAAAACCTGGCCGTGCAGTGTCCATTATAGAATGTGATATGAATGTAAGTACTTGAATCAAAACCTGGCCGTGCAGTGTCCATCATAGAATGTTATATGAATGTAAGTACTTAAATCAAAACCTGGCCGTGCAGTGTCCATTATAGAATGTGATATGAATGTAAGTACTTGAATCAAAACCTGGCCGTGCAGTGTCCATTATAGAATGTGATATGAATGTAAGTACTTAAATCAAAACCTGGCCGTGCAGTGTCCATTATAGAATGTGATATGAATGTAAGTACTTAAATCAAAACCTGGCCGTGCAGTGTCCATTATAGAATGTGATATGAATGTAAGTACTTAAATCAAAACCTGGCCGTGCAGTGTCCATTATAGAATGTGATATGAATGTAAGTACTTGAATCAAAACCTGGCCGTGCAGTGTCCATTATAGAATGTGATATGAATGTAAGTACTTAAATCAAAACCTGGCCGTGCAGTGTCCATTATAGAATGTGATATGAATGTAAGTACTTAAATCAAAACCTGGCCGTGCAGTGTCCATTATAGAATGTGATATGAATGTAAGTACTTAAATCAAAACCTGGCCGTGCAGTGTCCATTATAAAATGTGATATGAATGTAAGTACTTGAATCAAAGCCTGGCCGTTCAGTGTCCATCATAGAATGTGATATGAATGTAAGTACTTGAATCATAAACCTGGCAGTGTTCATCATAAACacctgaaatatgaaaacaatagttATAATCCAAAATCATGCTTGTTGAATGTACAAGTAAATGGAGcatctatttttaatttttaaatgttaacactTAACAATGTAGTTTGAAAATCTAAATCTGTGgaataaaatttaagaaataagaTAAAGATACTAGAACAATCAAAAGGATGTGTTTACATTACCTGTATAATGTATGATATGTCTAGGTGGACTTTGCTGCCCCGCTCGGATACAAGGAGCCTGAAAGGCAGAAGCCCAGGGACACAGAGCAGGAACAAGACATGGAGGTTTGTAAAGGGAGGGTGCATTTGAACATTCTGCTCTGTTCTCTTACTGTAcaggggttggggggggggtctgTTGCCTTAATAACATAAGCTTCTTTGCCAGGTTTTAAAAGGGGCAGGGTATTGCAGGAAAGGGACGGTACTTAGggtgaaaagggcacattgtaagGGGCTGTGAAGAACTTGAAAATAtgatgcattttaaatttagtttcCAACTGCTAGATAAATTTAGtgtgaacatatttattattcatattcattctttttaacaaaacattggGAATTATCTAATGCATTCAAGGAAGGCTGACTATTGCatatgctggtctccatgagagCAGAGGGGTGCTATGAAAGGAGTTAGGGTGCAGGAACCTCCTTTAACTCTTTATCTAATTCGCTAATAATTGGGGTTGTGAATGTATCATACTAAATAGTAAAACTGTATGATTTAGCCAGAGATATACATGTAGCTaggttatgaaaaaaacatacttttaatcTTGTACCTAGTGATGTCCTATGATATATCTGATTTTGTAAAGAAGGCCAAATATGACAACACTTAAGTCATTGGcactcatttaaatgattttaatagaAGATGAGACTCCTGTAGATGTTTTAATACCATTTTGATACTTAAATTATCATTTCAGCATGAGGATGAGGCTGATGACGCATTCAAGGTATGTGTATCTACGGGTGAAGGTGAAAAGCTTCTGTCTGCTTTTATCTTTAATATCAGTTAGAACCATGCCACATTCACCTCCTTGATATCTACATATGTCATTCAGTTGTACACACATCATATGTTTAATAGAAATATATGACAGCTCTATTTTTATCGTGACTTTAAATTACGTTTCTATTGATAACTGCATTACACATAACATTTCATTGTTAACTTTAGTGTATACACTTTGCTTTTTTGAGTACATATCAGTTAACATTCCTTTTTAGGGTTTAAATGTTACTCCTTATGATGTAATATTCAGATGTTTTGGTATACCACTGTCAGATGtaatacaactattttattttacctgaatacaatacattcacattgtgttttaacattgtatttataatgagATTCTCCATGGTTCCTGATTGAAACATTAGTTGGTCAGGGTGGGTATGATCCCACTCCTTTCATACTTACTTACAgtgttttttcacaataaaatgaaagaaattgatataaatttaaGTGAATGTTGAACAATAAGCGCCTGTTCTTTCTTGTGTGCAGATATTCCAGGGCAAAGGGAACCGGCTAGATGGGAAGAACAAGGGGCTAGAGTGTATGGAAACTCAGTCAAGCAACGGTCCTCCTAAACGGTACGTCTAGCTCAGGGTCATCAAAATGTGCAATAATTGTTTATGGGTTTTAGAAATCAGTTAAGGTAGTGGAACTGACTTTGTTTGTTAGGTCACCAGTGtcctaaaacattattatgccccccttcgaagaagaggggtatattgctttgcacaggcatgtcggtccgtcggtcggtccgtcggtagaccaaagcttgtccgagtgataactcaagaattcctggacgtatggtcatcaaacttcacatgaaggttgggcctgaccagtagatgacccctatttattttgggggtcatcgggtcaaaggtcaaggtcacagtgacctttaatggtaaaataattttaaagcttgtccgagtgataactcaacaatgcctgcacccatggccctcaaacttgacatggaggttgggcctgatcagtagatgacccctattgtttttgggggtcatcaggccaaaggtcaaggtcacagtgaccttgaatggtaaaaggttgtccgagtgataacgtgacaatgcctgcacccatggccctcaaacttgacttggaggttgggcctgaccagtagctgaaccctattgttttttgggctcaatgggtcaaaggtcaaggtcacagtgaccttgaatggtaaaaggttgatcgagtgataactcaacaatgcctgcacccatggccctcaaacttgacttggaggttgggcctgaccagtagatgacccctattgtttttgggggtcattgggccaaaggtcaaggtcacagtgaccttgaatggtaaaaggaattggcctgaccaggagatgacccctatggtttttgggggtcatctggccaaaggtcaaggtcacagtgacctggaatggtaaaaggttgtccgagtgataactcgacaatgcctgcacccatggccctcaaacttgacttggaggttgggcctggccagaagatggtccctattgatttaaggggtcattgggccaaaggtcaaggtcacagtgacctggaatggtaaaaggttatccgagtgataacttgacaatggctgcacccatggccctcaaacttgatttggaggttgagcctggccagaagattgtccctattaattttaggggtcattgggccaaaggtcaaggtcacagtgaccttgaatgataaaaggttgtccaagtgataactcaacaatgcctgcacccatggccctcaaacttgacatggaggttgggcctgaccagtagatgacccctattgattttaggggtcaaaggtcaaggtcacagtgaccttgaaagcaaactagacaattcttggacctatggtcatcaaacttgacatgaaggttgggcctgcccagtagatgacccctatcgactttgggggtcatcaggccaaggtcaatgtcacagtaacctttaatgcaaaaaagttaacaagtCTTCCCCCActaatatctcaacaatgcctgaacctatgatcattaaacttgacatggatttgaagcctgaccagtagatcacccttattgattttaggattcatagtgccaaaggtcaaggtcacagtgatcttgaatggtaaaaggttgtccgagtgataactcaacaatgcctgaacccatggccttcaaacttgacttggagttgcatctgacttgtagatgaccccttatgatttaaggggtcatcgggtcaaaggtcaaggtcacagtgaccttgaatgaaaaaaacttgtcttgtgataacttgacaatgcctgcacccatggccctcaaacttgacatttaggtttctggtgaccagctgatgactctggattttgagttcatagagtcaaaggtcatgacggtcataacacactttatcctcacactttaatggtcataatcttaaaacagcaacaaatcagctgtcatttcggtccatgcatatttcattcaattgtccatataatcctgacaacatggcgctcagggggggcataatgtttgacaaacatctcttgtttattcaAGCATTTCTATTTTGGTCTATGTTTTTAGAAGAAGAGAAAGATTTAGATATTGTGATACCTTTGGAATCAACTGTCCTCAATGGCTTGCTAAcaaagtgtgtgtataccatgtgataaattgcgtcataaatgctacgtaggaaggcaatattttgcttcaaatgaagactttaaacaaagatgacTCCTATTAAAACATTCGCACAATACGGTTgtctgacagagcactgtcaaaacattattttggaaacaagtttgtcgaagtgttcgatgaaactaatcaccttttCAAattccggtaataaaacgaagccGGGCCTCCGTTAGTGGCGTAGACtgccttttgtttcatttaaaatggtgtagaaaaTTTTGCCTTCCGGAgtagcatacatgtatatgacgtaatttatcacatggtattcACACACTGTAACTCATTTGCtgtaacttaaaaaaaatcaatgaaccttaaaccaaattgttttaatgtttccatgtactcaaaacgttcaatttaaTTAGCATGGAACATGTCTATATGCACAAGTATATGCAGAAACATTGCTCTGTAAAAAATACTTGTTGTGTCCTATGGTGAATTAAGAAAAAGTTTGGGCATTTGTTTCCCAGGTTTTTGTTATCATCTGTTTCTTTACCTTGTACGATCAATTGTTGTTAGCTTGCCTTTTTCTTAAAGCTTCGTCATAAATTTGGTGTCACTGTTGTGgccttgtgaaaaatgttaaccttggccattactgtaaaaatcattcaagatattcaatgAAACTAGGATCAAATTTTGTGGCTTGCCAGTGACAAAATGCACATGTAtggcaaggcccataactctggctacAGTAATAATCAACCCCTTTTTGTCTGTTAAATAACAGACAAGCATTAGCATTCACTCCACAGTgctcttatttatttttcatatgaaaatttgcattttgttccttttcttttatttcagtgGTATTCCCAACTACGGCTACAAAAAGAACACAATCACATTCATCAGAAATTCTAGAAAGGCAGAAAATGGAGCTCAGTCACCAGAGGTATACCTATGCACCTTGTGGTTATATTTGGTAGGAGAGGCATGTAGCTTGGCATTGTCATCAGTCTGTCAGAATACAGAATATTGTTAAATACTGTATCATTTCCTTATAACTAGTATGATTTCACACTGTTTCGTTGCTTGTTAAATCCAACTGTAGTTAGGGTTATATCATCCTGATAGGGTTGATGGCTGTTATTGagcagtaaatgacccctatcaATATGACATtatgtacgtagtatgtgcaaaATAGCAGCCATCACCAGCATCATAACTTTGAATAATATCTGTAGAATGGTtagcttttcatatttaaaactgttttagagTGCAAGAGACCCATGATTGTGTagtttatacaaaatgaataaaagatATCTGATTTTCCTGAAATTGTACGGATGAGAAGGAAAGCTACACCTTTGGGTAGGTTTCACATGTTGATAACCTACGATACTGTATGTGTCCCTGTTTGATTGTGTTCCAGGACAAAATGTTTGAAGCATTCTCCGGGGACGGACAGAGCTTACGTAAAGTGAAGACAAAGGGGCGAAGGTAGTGTGAACATGTTTTGGGACTACACACAGTGAGAACATTTTCCCGGACTTCACATGGACACACATCTTCACACTGCTGTTATGTTGCTTGTGTTGGTCATAGAGTGTGCTAAACTGAAGCTGATAGATTAAGTTGGTTCTCTTTGGGTaagcaatgacattttttgaAAGTAATACTTTATGAAAGTGTTATGGGTTTTTATGGCTTTATGCTGAGGTTTGTCTAAATAAATATAGGATACAAAACAGAAAGAAATGAAATGTCTTCAAGTGTAAAAGTAAAAGACTTTGAAGTTTGATATTAAGCATAATTGACCCATAATTGACCCGAGATTTGTATGGATTTGTTTTTAAGGTCAATGTATAAGATTTTGGTATCTTAGGCATTTTATGAAGACTGATATAACTTAAAGTAccttaatttaataaatgcaacaataacacTTCAGCCTAATTTGTTAACTGATGATTGTTGTATTTGTTGAAGCCgtgtctgtttattttgttacatcATGTCCATGGCTTTACCCGGAACTTGACTCCTGTCCTTGTATAAATGTTCTCCAGCAAGTGTCTTGATGTATACGTCATTATTTTGTTAGATTATTTATTCatcactttaaaaataataaaaatctgaaaatgtaTGATGGTCTcataatattacatttctttCCAAATCAATCAATTAGTTGTTAAGTTTATACAGTTTTTGTTCATGAGCTTACAAAGTGCTCACTGAAAGCTATGGAATAGGTTGGATGTCCgacattgattattttgttaacacTCCAGTGACAGttgataataaacaaataatgccCACTTTATTCTTGTGTACCCAGGTTCGTACTTATGCTTGCAGGAAAGATTTCCATAAACAATTTGACAGGCATATAGTAATACATCATATTGAAATGCATCAGTTGCACAATATTATGAAGTGTCAGTTACATGATATTATAATGTGTCCGTTTACTAGTTTAGACAAACAGTTTGTCTTATGAAAAGGTCTTTATGTTCAGATTTAAATCTTATAATCTTCTAAATCTCTTTTATAAGCACAAATCTAATAAATTTCTCCATGAACATGCAGGTTATAAGGACAAGAACATGATTTCATGAAgcagttattttattatgtgaaaataaGTTAGAAATATCCATTTGATCAGTGTAACAACTTTAATAGAATATCAaccaatataaatacaacacaTAAATGCTATGGACACGAACAGACTAGCAAACTTTCAATAAATAGTCACCACTTATATGTAACAGCATTTCAGTTGAAGAGCTTTGGCAAATCTACATATTAAATACAGAGTAGGAAATAGATGAACTTATCAACGATTGAAATATCTAAATGCAAACTAATTGAACAGCAACAAACACAGTGGATTTTAACAAATGCATATGTGACTAAAGCAGTTGGTAACGCTATGGTTATTGTACAATATAATGGCTATAACATTAGGGGCCCCCTATCAACAAGTCGATGGCTGCACACAAAAATGTT
Proteins encoded in this region:
- the LOC128230114 gene encoding ubiquitin recognition factor in ER-associated degradation protein 1-like encodes the protein MFQFGRMFPEMPNGRNFGETYRCYSVTMLGDREDVERGGKIIMPPSALDKLTRLHIQYPMLFKLTNKKMKRETHCGVLEFVADEGRIYIPYWMMKNLLLQEGDLVQVDNVSLPIATFAKFQPQHTDFLDISNPKAVLENALRSFACLTVEDLIEFKYNDKIYEMRVLESKPGRAVSIIECDMNVDFAAPLGYKEPERQKPRDTEQEQDMEHEDEADDAFKIFQGKGNRLDGKNKGLECMETQSSNGPPKRGIPNYGYKKNTITFIRNSRKAENGAQSPEDKMFEAFSGDGQSLRKVKTKGRR